The following DNA comes from Candidatus Nitrosotalea okcheonensis.
TGTGATTCTGACTCGTGTCTAGATGGAAATTCATGAAATATGGCGTTAAACCGCAAATAATTGCAAACATTTTGATCCTATACCACAGTTATGCAAAAAATGGCTGGCAAGTGCAATATATTTATAAATTAAAATCACGTACAAATTCTGTGAGCATCAAAGCGTGGAAATGTTATCGTTGCAACTTGACTTTTACTGATGAATCGCACGCTGCTTTACATGAAGATCTGTCGAAACACAACGTAAGAGAAATTCAGATAGTAAAAGTATAGAAACCAAAACTAGATGATATGTATTGGGAGTCAACTGAATAAAACAATGTCTTACTCTAACATATCGAAGATGAATTTTGAGGTCTCCGAAGAGCAGAAAATTTTTCTTGACAAGATAGACCGAGTCTGCAAATCCATACGAGATTATGAAACAAGATGTTATCTTGATGAAAGAATGAACGACCGAGTAATCCCGGAATTTGGAGAAATTGGAATGCTTGGGTGTCCGATATCGAAAAAATATGGAGGTTTGGGATATGACATTTTGACATATCTTTTTGCAATTGAAAGAATTGGCAGGGAAGGAAATTCTCTTCGTACATTTTTCTCTGCACATGTATCTATTGGTCAAATGGTGATACAAAATTGGGGAACCGAAGAGCAAAAAAAGAAATATCTTACAAATACTGTCAATGGAAATAACATAATGGGTTTTGCATTGACTGAGCCTGATGCTGGAAGTGATCCTAAAAAAATGACGACAACATTTGAGGAACGTGGTAGCAATTATGTTCTCAATGGTACAAAGCACTGGGTTGGAAATGGAACATTTGCCAAATTAATTACAACTTATGCAAAAGGCTCTGATGGGAAAATATCCGCATTTATTGTAGATACATCTTCAAAAGGTTTTGATGCACAAGAGATGAAAAACAAAATGGGGTTGCTTACTGTAAAAAACGCCGAAATTACTTTTGAAAATTGTCTTGTCCAAAAACAAAATCTTCTTGGAAAAATTGGAAATGGTCTTAGTGTTGCATTTAGTGCATTAATTGACGGCAGGCTGAGTGTTGCAGCAGGAGCTGTGGGTGTAATGAAAGACTGTCTTGATGAATCTATTGCATATTCTCAAAAAAGAGAACAACATGGCTCTGTTCTTGCAAAAAAACAACTTACTCAAGAGCATCTTGCTACAATGATTGTAAATATTGAAAGTTCTAGGTGGTTAGTATATCGTGCAGGTATGGCAAGGCAAAAACTACATGATTATGTCGAAGACCTAAAAGAAAAAGATGCAAATTGGCTAGATGCCCTTAACAGGGAGAACAAGGAATATTCAGCACTACGTAACAGGGCAGATAGGCTTGCAGCTATTGCCAAACTGCATGCTACAAACGCAGCATTTGATTGTGCAAACCGCGCAGTCCAAATATTTGGTTCTTATGGATACCAGAAAACAAGCCGGGTTGCAAGACATTTTCTTGATTCTAGGGCGATTATAATCTACGAGGGTGCAAACGAAGTACTCAAACTAAAGATAGCATCGCTTGAAATGGGTGACAAGTATGATGCATACTAGGTTCTCATCAAAACTTTATGCATGATGTCAAGGCCCTCCTGAATCTGCTCTTTTGTAATTATCAATGGCGGTATGATTCTCATTGATTTTTGACCTGCTCCCAAAGTCATCAAGCCATGCTTGAACAACTCGACAAGTTTTTTGTCACGATGAGCAGTCGAGTCAAACTCTATGCCAACCATGAGGCCTAGTCCTCTGACATTTATCACTCCTTTTTTTCCCACCATTTCAACCAAGCCGGTCTTGAGGATGTGGCCCATCTTTGTTGCATTTTCAAGCAACTTGTCTCTTTTTATAACTTGAATTACCCTTGAACCTACTGCCATGTCTATTCTATTTCCCCCGCCCCACGTACTTGATAACACTGATCTCTGCATTGGATCAAATTTTTTGCTAAAAGCTGTTGCGCCTATCTGCAATGCCTTTGCCGTGCTCATTATGTCTGGTTTGATACCGTAATGTTCAAAGGCCCACCACTTACCTGTATGGCCTATCCCAGACTGGACCTCATCCAAGATGAGTGGAACTCCATATCTTGTTGCAAATTTTCTTAAATTTGAAATGAATTTCTTACTTGCAACATTGTATCCACCCTCTCCTTGAATTATTTCCGTTAAGATGAATGCCACTTTATTTTCCTTTAGAATCTTTTCTGCAGCATCAAGTTCTGGATCGTTATCATTCGTACAAAACTTGATTCTTTTTGATGGAAGTTCTGGAAAGTTATATTTCTGAACTGGTCTGCTAAATGTAAAACTCAGGGCTCCCAATGTTCTTCCATGAAATGCACCAGTACAAGAAATTCCGGGAAGAGGACCCATTTTCTTGTATGCCATCTTTATTGCATTTTCAACTGCCTCTGCACCACTGTTTATGAAAAACGTCTTAAAGCCTGATGGTAAAATAGTTGAAATATTTTCCGCAAGATCTGCATGCTCCTGGCAATAAAAGTCCTGACCTGCTATCTTGTATGTTCCATTTGATGAATACTGTGCAAGTATCTCTACTATGTCAGGATGAGAATAGCCCAACGGACAGGAGCCTATGTTTGATGTAAAATCAAGATACTTGTTACCATCAATGTCTTCTATGATGCAATTATGTCCATGCGAAACAACTAGCGAATACACGAATGTCGAATCATAGGCGTGTTTTTTCATGGTGTCAATAACACGCATAGCTTTTGGACCTGGTATGACATCCCTCGTTTTTTTCATTTTCTACTGCATACTAGCGAACAAATTTTCTAATAAACACTAGTATAGATTACCATGGTCGAAAACCATCCAGAATGTGATGATCTAAATCGCAAACAAGACAGAAAGGGAGAAAATGAGGGATGCAGAGGGTGGGATTTGAACCCACGAACCCCTAAGGGAAGGGATTTCTTACGGAAGATCTTGAGTCCCTCTCGGTTGACCGGGCTTCGGTACCTCTGCAACGAGAGATTCCTGTACTGAATATATAACTGAAACCGTGTCTGTCTGGGTTTTGAATATTGTTACTGTCCGCCTACAATTTTTTCTGACATTGCAGGCATGGTGTAGAAAAATTCGTCCTCAAAGCCATAGTCTTGTTTTCCAGTCTTTCTTAATGCTTCAAAGTATCTCATACAGTCTGTGTAAAATTCATTTGATTTTGACCGATCGTCTGTTTGCATGTCTACTGGTTAAAAAAATTAGGTTTGTACACCGATGTAAGAAATTTTAGACATTGTTATTGTCTTTTTTTTATTAATTACTGGCCTTAGGAGTCTGCGAGGCTTTGTACAAACTCTATGTGATTTGATACACTCATCACTTCTATCATATCCTCAATTCTTCCGTCAAGTCCAATGAGATATGTTATCCTTTTTGTGTATGTTCCGAGTATGCCTCTTGCCTGATACTGTGCAGCTACCTTCTTGCTGGTATCTGAGAGTATCTTGAATGGAAGATCATATTTTTGGCAAAAATTTACATGTGATTCTATTGAATCTTGGTTTATTCCAATAACTTCGTACTTTTCTGATATTTTTGGATAGTAACTCTTGATCCCGTTTGCTTCTGCGGTGCAGCCAGGAGTATTGTCTTTTACATAGAAAAATAGAATTATCTTTTTCTTTCCAAAATATGATGAGAGTCTTACTTTTTCTCCTGTATTTGACTCTAGTTCAAAGTCTGGTGCGAAATCGCCTATCTTCATACTGTATGTCTAAAATTATTTGATGTTGTACAAATGGAAAATTTTCTATTGTGTGGTTTCCTGAATTCCAAGCCATCCGTAACCTTTTTGTTCTAATTCGTCAGCAAGTTCCTTTGGACCTTCTTTGATCATTTTTCCTTGTGCCATAACATGAACAAAGTCAAGCTTGTCAAGGAATTTGAGAATTCTTGCATAGTGTGTAATCACAATTACTGTTGCATCCTTTCTTGAAACTGAACTTATTGCCTTTGCAACTGCTTGTACTGCGTCAATGTCTAGACCTGAATCTGGTTCATCAAGAATTGAAATTCTTGGCTGAAGTACTGCCATCTGTAAAACTTCTGATCTCTTCTTTTCTCCGCCAGAAAACCCCTCATTGAGATATCTTGACAGAAAATCATGTTTTAACCCAACTTCATCAAGATTCTTTTTTAGGTAATTCTGAAACTCTCTTACTGTAAGAAAGACTTCTCTTTTTTCATCTGCAAGTGATTTGCTTAGTGCGTTATATGCAGTTCTAAGAAAATGAGAATAGCCTACGCCTGCGACTTCTGTTGGATATTGAAATGCTAAAAACAATCCTTTCTTTGATCTTTCATCAGCTGATAAACCAATAATGCTTTCACCATCTAACAAAATGTCTCCTTTTGTAACTTCGTACTTGGGATGGCCCAAAATTGTATATGATAATGTACTCTTACCTGATCCATTTGGACCCATGATGGCATGGACTTCTCCCGGACCTGTCTTGAGATTTACTCCCTTGAGAATTTCCTTACCGTCTCTTTGTACATGTAGGTCTTTAATCTCCAGTATTGCCATTGTAATCATGAAATGTTTTTGGGTATATAATCTAACAAAAAATTAGCTCTGTCTAACTACCTTTTTCATGTCTAGTCATCATCAAGTTCCTTGTCAATTTTATCCTTTAATGATTTGTATTTGTTGAATCGCTTGTTCCAATGCGAAAAGAAGCGGTATTCCTTTATTGCAATAACCAACAAAATTATTGCAAATACTATTGAAATTATTATGAATGTCTTCAATCCAAAAAATATAGGTCCTGTGTGAGATCTATCTCCTATGTGTGATATTGGTAATTCCTTGATTATTGTACCATTTTGATCCACAATCTGAATGTGCATTCCAGGCTTGTGATATATACTGCTAAATCTTTCTCCGCCTTGCTGCGATGATTCTAAATGTTTTATGTCATAATCTGGGTGACCTAGTAAAACGCCTCCTAGTATAACGGCAACTGGTCCAAAAAGTAATGCGCTTGCAATAAAAATAAGAAATAACCTGCGCGAACTGTTAGTGTGAGACAAAAGTTCATCTAAAATTTTCAGAATATTTTCTGATTTTTTTTTCTCGTCTCTGTCAGATGGTGATACATTGTTTTCAGGTGAATTATTTTCGGGTTCTGACATTTACTAAGAACACTCCTGTTGCATTAAAAATGCTTCGCTAACTTTGTTCTTGATCATGTTTTTCATGTCTTGGAAATATGTCCTCATACGGTTCTAATATCATCTTGCAAAATTCTCGTCCTTTCTGTGTCACTGCATATTTTATTATCTTCTTGTTTCCCCACGCCTGTTCTGTTCGCTTTATGAAACCCTTTCTCTCAAGACTCTCAAGAATGTCCTTATGCTTCATTAAATTCAAACCACAATAACTAAGAAGTGATGTCTGATTAAGTTCACCATGTTCTGTTAATTTTAATATGATGTCTTTTCGTATGTACACTCGGTCTCTGTATTCATGTGACAAGATTATTACTCTGCCATCAAAATTATGTATTAAGCTTTTACTTGAAATTTCTCATAAAGTCTAAAACTTGCATATCTAATACTTTTACCTTTCACTAACAATGTTCACTGACATAGTTTCGCAATTTTTTATTAAGCAATTGTGGTATTGATGGATATGAACACAACAGAACTAGTCAAGAATAAAAAGATGCTTGCTATAATAATTGGAGTAGCAATTCTTGCTACTGCAGGAGTGTCAGCAGCATCTGCACAAGTTTCACCAACATCAAGTCAGACCCCCACAATACAGGGCACAATCAACCTTCAGCAAACAATAATGTCTAACGTAAAGATTGCATTCCCTGATGCAGCAAATACTGCGGCAACAGCAGTAAGTGGAAAAGTGATAGGCGGAAGACTAACAGTGGCACAGGGATACGTAGTAT
Coding sequences within:
- a CDS encoding winged helix-turn-helix domain-containing protein; translation: MYIRKDIILKLTEHGELNQTSLLSYCGLNLMKHKDILESLERKGFIKRTEQAWGNKKIIKYAVTQKGREFCKMILEPYEDIFPRHEKHDQEQS
- a CDS encoding acyl-CoA dehydrogenase family protein; its protein translation is MSYSNISKMNFEVSEEQKIFLDKIDRVCKSIRDYETRCYLDERMNDRVIPEFGEIGMLGCPISKKYGGLGYDILTYLFAIERIGREGNSLRTFFSAHVSIGQMVIQNWGTEEQKKKYLTNTVNGNNIMGFALTEPDAGSDPKKMTTTFEERGSNYVLNGTKHWVGNGTFAKLITTYAKGSDGKISAFIVDTSSKGFDAQEMKNKMGLLTVKNAEITFENCLVQKQNLLGKIGNGLSVAFSALIDGRLSVAAGAVGVMKDCLDESIAYSQKREQHGSVLAKKQLTQEHLATMIVNIESSRWLVYRAGMARQKLHDYVEDLKEKDANWLDALNRENKEYSALRNRADRLAAIAKLHATNAAFDCANRAVQIFGSYGYQKTSRVARHFLDSRAIIIYEGANEVLKLKIASLEMGDKYDAY
- a CDS encoding aminotransferase class III-fold pyridoxal phosphate-dependent enzyme, which translates into the protein MKKTRDVIPGPKAMRVIDTMKKHAYDSTFVYSLVVSHGHNCIIEDIDGNKYLDFTSNIGSCPLGYSHPDIVEILAQYSSNGTYKIAGQDFYCQEHADLAENISTILPSGFKTFFINSGAEAVENAIKMAYKKMGPLPGISCTGAFHGRTLGALSFTFSRPVQKYNFPELPSKRIKFCTNDNDPELDAAEKILKENKVAFILTEIIQGEGGYNVASKKFISNLRKFATRYGVPLILDEVQSGIGHTGKWWAFEHYGIKPDIMSTAKALQIGATAFSKKFDPMQRSVLSSTWGGGNRIDMAVGSRVIQVIKRDKLLENATKMGHILKTGLVEMVGKKGVINVRGLGLMVGIEFDSTAHRDKKLVELFKHGLMTLGAGQKSMRIIPPLIITKEQIQEGLDIMHKVLMRT
- the sufC gene encoding Fe-S cluster assembly ATPase SufC, translating into MAILEIKDLHVQRDGKEILKGVNLKTGPGEVHAIMGPNGSGKSTLSYTILGHPKYEVTKGDILLDGESIIGLSADERSKKGLFLAFQYPTEVAGVGYSHFLRTAYNALSKSLADEKREVFLTVREFQNYLKKNLDEVGLKHDFLSRYLNEGFSGGEKKRSEVLQMAVLQPRISILDEPDSGLDIDAVQAVAKAISSVSRKDATVIVITHYARILKFLDKLDFVHVMAQGKMIKEGPKELADELEQKGYGWLGIQETTQ
- a CDS encoding peroxiredoxin — translated: MKIGDFAPDFELESNTGEKVRLSSYFGKKKIILFFYVKDNTPGCTAEANGIKSYYPKISEKYEVIGINQDSIESHVNFCQKYDLPFKILSDTSKKVAAQYQARGILGTYTKRITYLIGLDGRIEDMIEVMSVSNHIEFVQSLADS
- a CDS encoding PepSY domain-containing protein; this translates as MNTTELVKNKKMLAIIIGVAILATAGVSAASAQVSPTSSQTPTIQGTINLQQTIMSNVKIAFPDAANTAATAVSGKVIGGRLTVAQGYVVYSFKVIDDKNMVYTVIVDPSSGAVLYKSTGRQFGMGEFGMDHGHMMHGHMGEQAWNSKTPSGNTTPSSDTTAPSGSQSWS